One part of the Arabidopsis thaliana chromosome 1 sequence genome encodes these proteins:
- a CDS encoding uncharacterized protein (unknown protein; LOCATED IN: endomembrane system; Has 30201 Blast hits to 17322 proteins in 780 species: Archae - 12; Bacteria - 1396; Metazoa - 17338; Fungi - 3422; Plants - 5037; Viruses - 0; Other Eukaryotes - 2996 (source: NCBI BLink).): MFCYCHIIFLNNLSFFREGGNIRQLWITTCVSVSFDGPHRVIVASKASSLVRNWTTSS, from the coding sequence atgttttgttattgtcACATAATATTCCTAAataatttgtcattttttcgTGAAGGTGGAAATATACGTCAGCTTTGGATCACAACGTGCGTAAGTGTTTCATTTGATGGACCTCATAGAGTCATAGTCGCTTCAAAGGCTTCTAGTCTGGTCAGAAATTGGACAACAAGTAGCTAA